The genomic DNA ATTGTCGATAATTTTGAGAGAGCGAGACAACAACTTAAACCAGAAAGTGAAGAAGCTCAAGCTCTTCATAGAAGTTATCAAGGATTATATAAACAATTAGTAGAGGTTTTAAAGCAACAAGGAGTTGCACCAATGAGAGTTGTTGGTCAGCAATTCGATCCTAATTTACATGAAGCTGTATTAAGAGAGCCGAGTGAAGAGTTTAAGGAAGATTTTGTCGTAGAAGAATTGCAGCGTGGATACCATTTAGATGGTAAGGTTTTGAGACATGCTTTGGTTAAAGTATCCATGGGACCTGGCAAACAAATTTCACAAGAGGAAGTAGAAAAGGATACAGTTGAAGTGGATATAGATTCAGAGGTAAATACTTCTGATGAATTATAAATTCCAAATTTTTACTTGAGTATTATTTAATGGCTGATTTTTACCAAATACTTGGAGTTTCAAGAGATGCTGATGCGGATACCTTAAAAAGGGCTTATAGAAAATTAGCAAGGCAATATCATCCTGATGTAAATAAAGAACCAGGTGCTGAAGATAAATTTAAAGAAATTGGCAAGGCTTACGAAGCATTAGCCGATCCTGAAACAAGAGCTAGATATGATCAGTTTGGAGAAGCCGGCCTTGGCGGTGCAGCTGGAATGCCTGATATGGGTGATATGGGCGGATTTGCAGATTTATTTGAAACTTTTTTTAATGGCTTTGGTGGACAAAATCCACAGGGAGGGAGAACTCAAAGAAGAGGCCCTCAACAAGGAGATGATTTAAGGTATGACCTTAATGTTGAATTTAAAGATGCAATATTTGGTCAACAAAGAGAAATTAAAATTCCTCATCTTGAGACATGTGAAGTCTGTAAAGGGACAGGTGCTAAACCAGGAACAGGTCCAAAAACTTGTTCTACATGTGGAGGAAGTGGACAAGTTAGACGAGCTACAAGAACACCTTTTGGTAATTTCACACAAGTAGCTGAATGTCCTTCATGTAATGGAACAGGTCAGATAATTGCAGATCCATGCTTAAGTTGCGGTGGTAATGGAGTAAAGCAAGTCAGAAAAAAATTAAGAATTAATATTCCCGCAGGAGTTGATACCGGTACTAAATTAAGAGTTTCTGGAGAGGGAAATGTCGGTTTGAAAGGGGGTCCACCAGGAGACCTTTATGTTTTTATCAAGGTTAAAAATGATTCAAAACTTAAAAGAGATGGTGTGACTATTTCCTCAGAAATAGCTGTAAATTATTTACAAGCTATTCTAGGTGACACTGTTCAAATTACTACAGTTGACGGAAATGTTAATTTAAAAATTCCAAGTGGAACTCAGCCAAATACAACTCTTTCACTTGAGAACAAAGGAGTACCTAGACTTGGTAATCCAGTTGCTAGAGGAAATCATGAAGTCCTAGTAAAGGTAAAATTACCAACTCGTATAACTGACGAAGAACGAAAACTTTTAGAGAGTTTAGCTTCTCAATATTCAGATAAAAATATAAATTCTAGTAGTGGACTATTTAGTAAATTATTTGGCAAAGAATCTTAATGACTTCTTTAAAACATTTGGATCTTAAATCTGTTCCATGTCCTTTAAATATTGTCAAAATTAAATTGGCGTTAGAGAAGTTATCCAAAAATGAACTACTTATAGTTGAACTAGATAAAGGTGAACCAGAAGAAATGGTATTAAATAATTTAAAAGAAATGGGATGTTTGTTTAAACAAATCAAAGAAAATGAAAAATTTATAAAAATAAAAATATTGAATGAAAACTAGTTGTAAACATTTAGGTTTAGTTACAAAAAAATTTAATGATTTTTTTTTAGTTGACTTGAAAAATCAAGAAAACTTTGTAAATAGTGAAAGATTTTTATGTAAAGTGAAGAAGTCTATAAATTTCAAAGATCAATTAATTTATGTTGGAGATAAAGTAGTAATTGACAGTATTGATCTTAAAAGCAAACGCGCAGTAATAACAAGTCTAAAAAAAAGAAAAAATTTATTAGCTAGACCTTCAGTTGCAAATATTTCTAATATATATATAACTTTTTCCGTTAAAGAGCCAGAATTAAATTTATCTCAAGTGAATAGGTTTTTGATATCAGCAGAATCAATGGGTGTTGAAGTGTCATTAGTTTTGACAAAGTGTGATTTAATTTCAGATACAAGAAGATCTTACTTACTTGATAAATTTGAGAATTGGGGTTATCAAGCAATAACTTTAAATTTGCAGAAATCTTATTATTTTAGAAATTTGTTAGCTGAGTTAAAGCAAAAAGAGTCTTCAATATTTATGGGCCCATCAGGAGTCGGAAAAACTACTTTGCTGAATATGATAATTCCAGGCCTTAAAAATAGTACTGCTCCAGTTTCCAGTAAAATTAAAAGAGGGAAAAATACTACTCGAAATGTTGAGTTATTTTCCATATCAAATCAAAGTTACATTGTGGACACTCCTGGTTTTAATATGCAACCTTTAGAGGTTGATATTAGGTTACTACCAAATCTTTATTCAGAAATATATAAACAAGTAATTGATGAAGGAATTAGATGTAAATTTCGCAATTGCTTACATGTGAATGATGAAGGCTGTAATTTAAATAAATCTTTTGAAAGATATTCTTTTTATAAACAAATGATCGAGTCTTCTAAGAGTCACTATTCTCAAAACCAGGAAGATTAAGATTTAATCCACCAGTCAAATCATTCATCCTTTCTTTCATAGTTGTAGTAGATAATTCATGAGCTTTTTGAATAGCTTGTAAGATGTTTTGCTCTATTTTTTCTTTATCTGAATTTAAAATATTTTCTTGCACTTCTACCTTTAAAGGAAGTTGGTTGCCACTTATCCAGACTTTTATCATTTCATCATCGCTTTTTCCTTCAATCTCCATATTTTCAAGTTCATCTTGTAATTTTTGAGCATCTTGTTGAATTTGTTTAGCTTTTTTAAAAGCTTCTGTAAGTTGTCCAAAGTTAGGAAGTCCAAAACCCGCCATTTTATAAAAAAAGTTTCTTTAATTAGGATAGTCAAAACCAATCATTCTTACTTCCGGTTGCAAATAAATTCCTTTGTTTTGTAGTACTTTTTGTTGAATTACAGTTATTAATTCATAAATATCTTTTGAACTTGCTGAAGAATTATTAATTATAAAATTTGAATGTAATGAAGAAATTTCAGCACCGCCAATTTTAAATCCCTTTAAACCCATATCATCAATTAATTTTGCTGCATAATTATTTTCAGGATTTTTAAACACACTACCAAAACTTGGTTGATGATATGGCTGTGTTTCTGTTTTTAATTTAAGGTTATTTTTGGTTGTTTGAATTAATTGTTTGAGATTTCCATTAGGCTCAAAATGTAGTCTTGCACCAACTATTGTCAAATCATTGCCTTGAAAAGAGCTGAATCTATACTCAAAATTGATATCTTTTTTTTCAATTTCAAGTTTTTCATGAGTTTTATTATTTATAACTTTTACGGAAATAAGATTTTTTGCAAGCGATAAATTACCTGTACCAGCATTCATATAAATTGCTCCTCCTAATGTTCCTGGAATTCCTACAGCCCATTCACCTCCTTGTAATCCATTCTTAGCAAGAGCATTAGATAATGTTGGGAGCATTACCCCGGCTTCCGCTTCAACAATTCCCGAATATGGTTCTATTGTTAATGACTTCATTTTTTTTGTACATATAACTATACCTTTTATGAAAATATCATTTATTAAAAGATTTGAACCTGCGCCAATTATTTGGCATTTTTGTTTGTTTAAATTGGCCCATTTTATTAGATAAAAAAATTCCTCTAAATTTCTTGGCTCAGCAAAATATTCAGCTACTCCTCCCACTTTTATGGTTGTATAATTACTTAGATTACATTTCTTAGAAAAAAACTTTTTATTCATAAATTAGTTTAGTTAAGTATTGTTCTTTTCATTTAAAATTGACCAGAAATTATGACAATCCCCAGCTCCCATATTCAAAATCAAATCGCCTTTTTGAGTTAATTCGTAAAAATTCTTTGTAATTTCATAATAATTATTTATGAAACTTACATTTTTGTTTTTTCTATAAATCAGATCAGTGATAATTTTCGAAGTAATATTATCTTCGTTTATTTCTCCTGCTCCATAAATACTAGTTACATAAATAATATCTGCTTTTGATAATTCTTCAGCGAATTCTTTACTAAATTGCTTTGCTCGTGAGTATCTATGAGGTTGAAATATTGCGATTAATCTACTTTTATGAAGTTTATTATTATTTTTTGGCTTAATAAATAATCTTCCTAATTTAATCGTCTCTTTTATTTCATTTGGATGATGAGCATAATCATCATATAAATTTCTTTCATCGATTTGTCCTCTGAATTCAAATCTTTTTTTTGGCAGTTTAAGGTATTTTATATTTTCCTTAATTTTTAAAAAATCTATACCTATCATTCTTGAAGCTGCTATTGCAGCAGTGATATTAGATAAATTGTGTAACCCTGGAACTGGAATATTTATGGTACTTATGAAATTTCCATTTTCGTAATATTTTCCAATCGTATGACTTATATTAATTTCAGTCGGAATTAAAGCATAAGCAACGTTGATTGGAGTAGTGTTCGACCACTTATTTTCAGAATAAAAATTATTCCGCGTAATTTCACAATCAAAATTAATTAATAATTTTTTAGAATTTTTAGCGAAATTATTAAAAGAAGATATCACTTCCCCTAAATTAGAGAAATGATCACAATGATCAAAATCAATGTTATTAATTATTCCAATATTGGATTTATATTGACTTATTGTGCCATCAGACTCATCAACTTCAGCTACTAAGAATTTTGTATCTTCTAAGTGACAATTAGAATTGTAAATAGGAATTATTCCCCCAGTTATTGAAGAAGAACTATGCGTGCATAACTCAAGCAGTGTGGAAAGAAATGTACTTGTTGATGTTTTTCCATGGCTTCCTGCAACAGCTAATGAAGTATAAGACTGCATTAACATTGCAAGAATCTCTGAACGATGTTTTACTGAAAAATTTTTTTTTCTACAATATGATAATTCTTCATTTTCAGGCTTGATTGCTGTGCTTACAACAAAATTAATCAATTTGTTGTTAAATTTTGAAGTTATAAATTTAATATTTTGTTTAATTTGAGAACTAAAGATAATTGCACCTAATTTCTCTAATTTTTTAGTTTCATTGTTTTTAACTAAATCCGAACCTGAAACTGAATAGCCTTTTTTCAGTAAACCAATTGCAAGTGCTGACATTCCAATACCTCCAACCCCAATAAAATGAAAATGATTTTTCGGTATTAATTCTTTATCCAATGTTTATCTTTTACTTAAATTAAAATAACTTCAAAGTAAAATTTTGGTATTTTTTCTTAAAAAAAAAAGACTTTTTCTCTGGAATTAATACAAAACTAGACTTATTTGCTTAATAAATCAAAAAAACCTTACGTTATTGCACAAAATTCAGTATGATCAGCAACTTAGGTTAATCATTTAGAAATTATTAGTTATGACTTTGCGTGTTGCAATTAACGGGTTTGGCAGAATTGGTCGAAACTTTATGCGTTGTTGGCTCAGTAGAGGTGCTTACACCAATATTGAAGTAGTTGGTATTAACGTAACTTCAGATCCTAAGACTAATGCTCATCTTTTAAAATATGACTCAGTCCTTGGTCAACTTGATGGTGTTGATATTCAGTATACTGATGACACTTTTGTAATTAATAATAAGACAATCAAGTGTTTCTCCGATAGAAATCCACTGAATCTCCCCTGGAAAGAATGGGGTGTAGATTTGGTTATTGAATCAACAGGAGTTTTTAATACAGATGTTGGAGCAAGCAAGCACTTAGAGGTTGGAGCAAAAAAAGTTATCTTAACTGCTCCGGGTAA from Prochlorococcus marinus XMU1402 includes the following:
- the grpE gene encoding nucleotide exchange factor GrpE — its product is MIENQSNSIDNKENDISDHEDASSSENPIIENHESSSQNTEEINTEELKNSISNNDARLEQLEKEHETLKNQYIRISADFDNFRKRQSRDQDDLKIQLVSKTLTAILPIVDNFERARQQLKPESEEAQALHRSYQGLYKQLVEVLKQQGVAPMRVVGQQFDPNLHEAVLREPSEEFKEDFVVEELQRGYHLDGKVLRHALVKVSMGPGKQISQEEVEKDTVEVDIDSEVNTSDEL
- the murC gene encoding UDP-N-acetylmuramate--L-alanine ligase; the protein is MDKELIPKNHFHFIGVGGIGMSALAIGLLKKGYSVSGSDLVKNNETKKLEKLGAIIFSSQIKQNIKFITSKFNNKLINFVVSTAIKPENEELSYCRKKNFSVKHRSEILAMLMQSYTSLAVAGSHGKTSTSTFLSTLLELCTHSSSSITGGIIPIYNSNCHLEDTKFLVAEVDESDGTISQYKSNIGIINNIDFDHCDHFSNLGEVISSFNNFAKNSKKLLINFDCEITRNNFYSENKWSNTTPINVAYALIPTEINISHTIGKYYENGNFISTINIPVPGLHNLSNITAAIAASRMIGIDFLKIKENIKYLKLPKKRFEFRGQIDERNLYDDYAHHPNEIKETIKLGRLFIKPKNNNKLHKSRLIAIFQPHRYSRAKQFSKEFAEELSKADIIYVTSIYGAGEINEDNITSKIITDLIYRKNKNVSFINNYYEITKNFYELTQKGDLILNMGAGDCHNFWSILNEKNNT
- a CDS encoding YbaB/EbfC family nucleoid-associated protein, producing MAGFGLPNFGQLTEAFKKAKQIQQDAQKLQDELENMEIEGKSDDEMIKVWISGNQLPLKVEVQENILNSDKEKIEQNILQAIQKAHELSTTTMKERMNDLTGGLNLNLPGFENSDS
- the dnaJ gene encoding molecular chaperone DnaJ encodes the protein MADFYQILGVSRDADADTLKRAYRKLARQYHPDVNKEPGAEDKFKEIGKAYEALADPETRARYDQFGEAGLGGAAGMPDMGDMGGFADLFETFFNGFGGQNPQGGRTQRRGPQQGDDLRYDLNVEFKDAIFGQQREIKIPHLETCEVCKGTGAKPGTGPKTCSTCGGSGQVRRATRTPFGNFTQVAECPSCNGTGQIIADPCLSCGGNGVKQVRKKLRINIPAGVDTGTKLRVSGEGNVGLKGGPPGDLYVFIKVKNDSKLKRDGVTISSEIAVNYLQAILGDTVQITTVDGNVNLKIPSGTQPNTTLSLENKGVPRLGNPVARGNHEVLVKVKLPTRITDEERKLLESLASQYSDKNINSSSGLFSKLFGKES
- the rsgA gene encoding ribosome small subunit-dependent GTPase A; its protein translation is MKTSCKHLGLVTKKFNDFFLVDLKNQENFVNSERFLCKVKKSINFKDQLIYVGDKVVIDSIDLKSKRAVITSLKKRKNLLARPSVANISNIYITFSVKEPELNLSQVNRFLISAESMGVEVSLVLTKCDLISDTRRSYLLDKFENWGYQAITLNLQKSYYFRNLLAELKQKESSIFMGPSGVGKTTLLNMIIPGLKNSTAPVSSKIKRGKNTTRNVELFSISNQSYIVDTPGFNMQPLEVDIRLLPNLYSEIYKQVIDEGIRCKFRNCLHVNDEGCNLNKSFERYSFYKQMIESSKSHYSQNQED
- the murB gene encoding UDP-N-acetylmuramate dehydrogenase — encoded protein: MNKKFFSKKCNLSNYTTIKVGGVAEYFAEPRNLEEFFYLIKWANLNKQKCQIIGAGSNLLINDIFIKGIVICTKKMKSLTIEPYSGIVEAEAGVMLPTLSNALAKNGLQGGEWAVGIPGTLGGAIYMNAGTGNLSLAKNLISVKVINNKTHEKLEIEKKDINFEYRFSSFQGNDLTIVGARLHFEPNGNLKQLIQTTKNNLKLKTETQPYHQPSFGSVFKNPENNYAAKLIDDMGLKGFKIGGAEISSLHSNFIINNSSASSKDIYELITVIQQKVLQNKGIYLQPEVRMIGFDYPN
- a CDS encoding sulfurtransferase TusA family protein: MTSLKHLDLKSVPCPLNIVKIKLALEKLSKNELLIVELDKGEPEEMVLNNLKEMGCLFKQIKENEKFIKIKILNEN